A portion of the Oculatellaceae cyanobacterium genome contains these proteins:
- a CDS encoding amino acid adenylation domain-containing protein, which translates to MAFSTNHINGSLDRQFEGDQFYCIYELFEAQVERDPNLIAVEDAGEKLTYQELNTRANQLAHYLQSLGVKPEVLVGICVERSLEMIVGLLGILKAGGAYVPLDPAYPQERLAFMLADAQVSVLLTQERLLGDLPNNTAKVVCLDSDWKNIAQYRPENPLSQTTEDNLAYVMYTSGSTGTPKGVMIQHKSLVNYTKAVSVEYQLNARDKILQFASISFDISVEEIYPCLSVGATLVLRTDAMLATAKNFLEKCQEWQITVLDLPTAYWHELAAALDTEKLTLPSSIRLVIIGGEKALLTRLKTWHNYVGEQVRLVNTYGPTETTVSALMCDLPKSLLEQKLTELPIGKPVTNTQAYILDSELQLVPIGTAGELYIGGISLARGYLNRPDLTAEKFIPNPYWGDGENTQPNFNHLYRTGDIVRCLPDGNLEFVGRVDQQVKIRGFRIELGEIETLLNQHPAVQAAVVVDREDIPGQKNLAAYIVPNYNHEIIQDQVTDWNTEHISQAENLYNEIYQETVSQDQTLNFIGWNSSYTDRLLPEAEMREWVNNTVDRILSNQPQRVLELGCGTGMLLFRIAPHTQEYLATDFSTKVIQDLQQQLNNLEQKLPQVILNQRTADNFEGIEANTFDTVILNSVSQHFPNIEYMLQVMEGAVKAVKPGGRVFIGDVRSFTLLEAFHTSIQLYKASDSLSREQLRSRIKQRVTQEGELVIAPEFFTALKQHLPKIGEVSIQLKHGQYHNELTRFRYDVTLHIQGENQPDIFPNEITWLDWEKQQLTLSQLCKLLQENEPDILGLKNIPNARLSTEIKTLEWLSTERKPATVGEWRQLLSEQKNIGIDPEDIWNLSNSLPYIIDIRASKNCYYDVVLLHCHNAVIKRLPVLFDDVVKPWSYYANQPQKAKIVKNLIPQIRAFIKEKLPDYMMPSSFTMLETLPFTPNGKVDRRALPAPEQNRPELAENFVAARTPIEELLVSIWADVLHLEKVGIYDNFFELGGHSLLGAQIISLIRKHFKTELPLKKLFECATVAGLAEALTTKNQEESQQLPPILPVSREQHLPLAFMQQQMWLFAQQQPNLPCYNNSILLRLPGVVNTTALVKALNAIIQRHEAWRTNFDMVDGLPIQIIHPTNNLNLVCVDLAKLPPEEQEKEALRLAKSQTIQNFDLSQDLLLRATLFRFNQSQNWLVLTLHHIIYDGVSLHNVFLKELQIFYKAFCDDKHTLLPELTIQYADYAVWERKWLQKELSNDKLKYWQQKLANLSLLPLPSVKRSYPEGNRPRLTDNTYLGASQPLKLSKDLTEKLKKLAVREGVTLFMTLLSAFKALLYRYTSQEDIPISIVSSNANQSELSNLLGLFINLLVLRTDIKGNQSFRKLLKQVWNGTLEAYNYKDVPFDQLIETLPLEHRRLGQNPLFQVLFLLDPPVPSLDLGWEIDHKDFFNGTALSDLILELFDSPDGLFGFLQYSTDLFDAPTIERMVGHYCTLLESIVANPDQHISELPILTRTEQEQLQQWNNTEFDYSEDVCLHQLFEIQVAKTPDAVAVTFEGEQLTYQELNQRANQLAHHLRSLGVKPDVMVGICVERSLEMAVGILGILKAGGAYVPLDPNYPQERLAFMLADTQVSVLLTQQRLVSELPEHQANVVCLDSDWQDIAQLSSENIANSVTPDHLAYVIYTSGSTGRPKGICLEQRPLLNLLHWHYSSLLTGARTLQFASLSFDASFHEMFAAWGTGGKLFIIPENLRLDVIGLGRYISEQEIEKVILPVVLLQQLAESLGERGIAALQPEMFSNLKEVTTTGEQLQITPAIAHLFKSLPHCAFHNHYGPSETHVVTALSLSNHPSKWEYHPPIGVPIANTQIYLVDQHFNLVPVGVPGELCIGGVSLARGYLNRPDLTAEKFIPNPFNAVTSALNPLLANGEATGGGVVSPPTRLYRTGDLARYLPDGNIEYLGRIDHQVKIRGFRIELDEIEALLVQHPDVQEAVAIAREDVPGDKRLVAYVVSSLIPNRVPLETECLIEFNQNTFKLTTEDISVGGLCLVGIPNDFQPGANVQLYLQLPGTSHKQWLKGKIAWCQGQKAGINLDLNSTEQALLEESVDYLLEMQGLLKALHRTITQNLRQFLQEQLPSYMIPDRFVILNSLPLTPNGKIDRRALPVPTQSQQQFVTGFVAPRTPVEEVVAGIWMKLLGQQVSIHDNFLEVGGNSILAMQVISRLRDVFKMELPLRSLFESPTVAGMAQRIELMSQSSFKLDDAPVVHHEINIQLTPLQKVTRPHLIPTSFAQQRLWFLEQLNPGSPKYNLPLILEFTGLLDVTVFEQSCQEIIRRHEALRTNFTQVDGQPVQVISANIPLHINVFDLEELPLNSRPLEAQNIVDLAVQQPFDLEQDPLLRVTLIHLTATEHILVFVMHHIVSDGWSLGVFTRELMALYESFAQQKPCTLPELPIQYADFGIWQLQQLQGEVLEQNIAYWKKQLGGSLPVLQLPTDRPRPAVQTFAGACQTLIIDKSQTTAIKQLSRQENATLFMTLLTGFKILLYRYTGNEDILVGSPISGRHWSEIESLIGFFVNTQVLRTNLSGSPSFRELLKRVREVTLEAYAHKDLPFEKLVETVQPERNLSQSPLVQVMFALQNVPLLELNSSWKLSELAVNTGTAKFDLSLQLLEINDEIVGELEYNTDLFDATTIQRLIGHFQTLLTAIVANPEQKIAELPLLTAAEFQQLQAWNSTELDYPTNACIHQLFETQVEKTPDAVAVIFEDKQLTYSELNAKANQLAHYLRSAKLSRSESLGVKPEVLVGICVERSLEMVIGILGILKAGGAYLPLDPAYPKERLAFMLLDAQVSVLLTQSDLVKSLPQHQAFVLNLDSDWDLIDQNSQHNLVNSVASQNLAYAIYTSGSTGKPKGVLLTHSGLCNLVTAQIQLFNLQLNSRVLQFASFSFDASVWEIFMALIVGARLVLASRESLLPGDGLIKLLRDEEITTVTLPPSVLAVLPPEELETLQTIIVAGEACASELVAKWAFGRRFFNAYGPTESTVCATIAPLSESNQKLHIGRPIANTQIYILDKQLQLVPAGVFGEIYIGGASLARGYLNRPDLTAEKFIPNPFNVLSSHPLPVNAEGARGGLLSLPTSDRLYKTGDLARYLPDGNIEYLGRIDHQVKVRGFRIELGEIEAALLKHPDVREAFVIASADQRGDQRLVSYIVSNLIPDRLPYQTVVSVELDNTIIQLTTEDISLGGLCLVGVPKIWQRGQIIRLRLLLPGNTEECWLTGNIAWQQGQKAGIQFTINATEQAQVDRSLDYLLQAQGFLKVLQRTVTQNLRQFLQRQLPNYMIPASFVLMRALPLTPNGKLDRKALPDPEIQSVLEAVDLVPKSEIEQTIAKIWQQVLQIERVGINDNFFDLGGHSLLIVQVQSKLQEVLNNKISIVDLFKYPTISTLAQYLNKQPSDEAPIPQISDRASADLSVRAQKQKQALNKQKQRKR; encoded by the coding sequence ATGGCATTCTCCACTAATCATATTAATGGCTCGTTAGATCGGCAATTTGAGGGCGATCAATTTTACTGCATCTACGAGTTATTTGAGGCACAAGTGGAGCGAGATCCTAACTTAATAGCGGTAGAAGATGCCGGAGAAAAGCTGACTTACCAAGAGTTAAATACTCGTGCTAACCAACTGGCGCATTACCTTCAGTCGCTAGGTGTAAAACCAGAAGTGCTGGTTGGTATTTGTGTAGAACGCTCTTTAGAGATGATTGTGGGACTTTTAGGCATTCTCAAAGCTGGAGGTGCTTATGTACCATTAGATCCAGCTTATCCTCAAGAGCGTTTAGCTTTTATGTTGGCAGATGCACAGGTATCTGTGTTGCTAACGCAGGAAAGGCTATTAGGAGATTTACCTAACAACACAGCGAAAGTTGTCTGCTTAGATAGTGATTGGAAAAATATTGCTCAATACCGCCCAGAAAACCCTCTTTCTCAAACGACAGAGGATAACTTGGCTTATGTAATGTATACATCAGGTTCTACAGGAACGCCGAAGGGAGTAATGATTCAACACAAATCTTTAGTGAATTACACTAAGGCGGTAAGTGTTGAATATCAGTTAAATGCCAGGGATAAAATTCTGCAATTTGCTTCTATTAGTTTTGATATAAGTGTAGAAGAAATCTATCCCTGCCTCAGTGTTGGGGCAACACTTGTACTGCGGACAGATGCCATGTTGGCAACTGCCAAAAATTTTCTCGAAAAATGTCAAGAATGGCAAATAACTGTATTAGATTTACCTACCGCTTATTGGCATGAACTAGCAGCAGCATTAGATACAGAAAAATTAACGCTACCCTCATCAATTCGTTTAGTCATCATTGGTGGAGAAAAAGCATTACTGACACGGTTAAAGACTTGGCATAACTATGTAGGCGAACAGGTAAGACTGGTAAATACTTATGGCCCCACAGAAACAACTGTTAGCGCCTTGATGTGCGACTTACCAAAGTCACTTTTAGAACAAAAGTTAACAGAATTACCCATAGGTAAACCTGTTACTAATACTCAAGCATACATCCTAGATAGTGAACTGCAATTAGTTCCAATTGGTACAGCAGGAGAACTCTACATCGGTGGTATTAGTTTAGCAAGAGGATATCTCAATCGTCCCGATCTAACTGCTGAAAAGTTTATTCCCAACCCGTATTGGGGAGATGGGGAGAATACACAACCTAATTTTAACCACCTTTATCGAACAGGGGATATAGTTCGTTGCTTACCAGATGGTAACTTGGAATTTGTCGGGCGCGTCGATCAACAGGTAAAAATTCGCGGTTTTCGCATTGAACTTGGAGAGATAGAAACTTTACTTAACCAACACCCTGCTGTACAAGCAGCAGTAGTTGTAGATCGAGAAGACATTCCTGGTCAAAAAAACTTAGCTGCTTATATTGTTCCTAATTACAATCACGAAATTATTCAAGATCAAGTTACAGATTGGAACACCGAACATATTTCACAAGCAGAAAATTTATATAACGAAATTTATCAAGAAACAGTCAGTCAAGATCAAACTTTAAATTTTATCGGTTGGAATAGTAGTTATACAGACCGCCTATTACCAGAAGCAGAAATGCGGGAATGGGTGAATAATACTGTCGATCGCATCCTTTCAAATCAACCACAACGTGTATTAGAACTAGGTTGTGGGACTGGGATGCTGTTATTTCGCATTGCTCCTCACACTCAAGAATATCTAGCTACAGACTTTTCCACAAAAGTTATCCAAGATTTGCAACAGCAGCTAAATAATTTAGAGCAAAAATTACCTCAAGTAATACTTAATCAGAGAACAGCAGACAACTTTGAGGGAATTGAAGCGAATACTTTTGATACAGTTATCCTCAATTCGGTTAGTCAGCATTTTCCCAATATTGAGTATATGTTGCAGGTTATGGAAGGTGCTGTTAAAGCAGTCAAACCAGGCGGGCGAGTTTTTATCGGAGATGTCCGCAGTTTTACTCTGTTAGAAGCTTTTCACACTTCCATACAACTATATAAAGCTTCAGATTCACTTTCACGGGAACAGTTGCGATCGCGCATCAAACAACGTGTCACTCAAGAAGGCGAACTGGTAATTGCTCCAGAATTCTTTACCGCACTCAAGCAACATTTACCCAAAATTGGTGAGGTATCAATTCAACTTAAACATGGTCAATATCACAATGAATTAACTCGTTTTCGTTATGATGTTACCCTGCATATACAAGGGGAAAATCAGCCAGATATATTTCCTAATGAGATTACTTGGTTAGATTGGGAAAAACAGCAACTAACTTTATCCCAACTTTGCAAGCTACTCCAAGAAAACGAACCAGACATTTTAGGTTTAAAAAATATTCCCAATGCGCGATTGTCCACAGAAATAAAAACATTAGAATGGCTTTCTACTGAGCGTAAACCTGCCACAGTAGGAGAGTGGCGACAATTATTGTCTGAACAAAAAAATATAGGAATAGATCCTGAAGATATCTGGAATTTGAGTAATAGTTTACCTTATATTATTGACATTAGAGCGAGTAAAAATTGTTACTACGACGTAGTATTGCTGCATTGTCACAATGCAGTAATAAAGCGTTTACCAGTGTTATTTGATGATGTGGTTAAACCTTGGAGTTACTATGCAAATCAACCACAAAAAGCAAAAATTGTCAAAAACTTAATTCCGCAAATCCGCGCTTTTATAAAAGAAAAGCTGCCAGATTATATGATGCCATCTAGCTTTACCATGCTAGAAACACTACCATTTACTCCTAATGGGAAAGTAGATCGTCGGGCATTACCTGCGCCAGAACAAAATCGCCCAGAATTAGCAGAAAATTTTGTCGCAGCACGCACTCCTATTGAAGAATTATTAGTAAGTATTTGGGCAGATGTTTTACACCTAGAAAAAGTGGGGATTTATGATAACTTCTTTGAATTAGGTGGACATTCCTTATTAGGCGCTCAAATTATTTCCTTGATTCGCAAACACTTTAAAACAGAATTACCTTTAAAAAAATTATTTGAGTGTGCAACAGTTGCGGGTTTAGCCGAAGCTTTAACAACAAAGAATCAGGAAGAAAGCCAACAACTACCACCGATTTTGCCTGTTTCCAGAGAGCAGCACTTACCTCTTGCTTTTATGCAACAACAGATGTGGTTATTTGCTCAACAACAACCTAATCTGCCTTGTTATAACAATTCTATCTTGCTACGTTTGCCTGGAGTAGTAAATACTACAGCATTAGTAAAAGCTCTTAATGCCATTATCCAACGTCATGAAGCTTGGCGAACTAATTTTGACATGGTGGATGGATTGCCAATCCAAATTATTCATCCCACAAACAACTTAAATTTAGTATGTGTAGATTTAGCTAAATTACCACCAGAAGAACAGGAAAAAGAAGCTTTACGTTTGGCGAAGTCCCAAACTATCCAAAATTTTGATTTAAGCCAAGATTTATTATTGCGGGCAACGTTGTTTCGGTTTAATCAAAGCCAAAATTGGTTAGTTTTGACTTTACACCATATTATCTATGACGGAGTTTCTCTACATAATGTCTTCTTAAAAGAATTGCAAATTTTTTATAAAGCTTTTTGTGATGACAAACATACATTGCTTCCTGAACTAACTATTCAGTATGCGGATTATGCAGTTTGGGAAAGAAAATGGTTACAGAAAGAATTAAGTAATGATAAATTAAAGTATTGGCAACAAAAACTTGCTAATTTATCCTTGTTACCATTACCGAGCGTGAAGCGAAGCTATCCCGAAGGGAATCGCCCACGTTTAACAGATAATACCTACTTAGGTGCTAGTCAACCTCTCAAATTATCCAAAGATTTAACCGAAAAGCTGAAAAAATTAGCAGTCCGAGAAGGCGTGACATTGTTCATGACCTTACTTTCCGCATTCAAAGCTTTACTTTACCGCTATACATCTCAAGAAGATATCCCTATATCTATAGTTTCCTCTAATGCTAATCAATCTGAATTAAGTAACTTACTCGGTTTATTTATTAACTTATTGGTATTGCGGACTGATATTAAAGGAAATCAGAGTTTTAGAAAACTTTTAAAGCAGGTATGGAACGGCACTTTAGAAGCTTATAACTACAAAGATGTACCCTTTGACCAACTTATAGAAACACTACCACTAGAGCATCGCCGCCTCGGCCAAAATCCTTTATTTCAGGTGTTGTTTCTGCTTGATCCTCCGGTTCCTAGTTTAGATTTGGGTTGGGAGATCGACCACAAGGATTTCTTTAACGGTACAGCTTTATCTGATTTAATTTTAGAACTTTTTGACAGCCCCGACGGATTATTTGGTTTTTTGCAGTACAGTACAGATTTATTTGATGCTCCAACTATTGAGCGGATGGTGGGTCATTATTGCACTTTATTAGAAAGTATTGTTGCGAATCCAGATCAACATATTTCTGAGTTACCAATATTAACAAGAACTGAGCAAGAGCAGTTACAACAGTGGAATAATACCGAGTTTGATTATTCAGAAGATGTTTGTTTGCATCAGTTGTTTGAAATCCAGGTAGCCAAAACACCTGACGCGGTAGCCGTTACATTTGAAGGGGAACAATTAACTTATCAAGAATTAAATCAACGTGCTAATCAATTAGCACACCATCTGCGATCGTTGGGGGTGAAACCCGATGTGATGGTGGGTATTTGTGTAGAACGCTCTTTAGAAATGGCGGTAGGAATTTTAGGAATTCTCAAAGCTGGTGGTGCTTATGTACCTTTAGATCCAAATTATCCCCAAGAAAGATTAGCTTTTATGTTGGCAGATACGCAAGTATCTGTGTTATTAACTCAACAAAGATTAGTGAGTGAATTGCCTGAGCATCAAGCTAATGTTGTTTGCTTAGATAGCGATTGGCAAGATATTGCTCAATTAAGTTCAGAAAATATCGCCAATAGTGTTACGCCGGATCATTTAGCTTATGTAATTTATACTTCTGGTTCTACTGGCAGACCAAAAGGAATTTGTTTAGAACAGCGCCCTTTATTAAATTTGTTACATTGGCATTACTCATCGCTGCTAACGGGAGCGCGGACTTTACAATTTGCTTCTTTAAGCTTTGATGCTAGTTTCCATGAAATGTTTGCGGCGTGGGGAACGGGTGGAAAATTATTTATTATCCCAGAAAATTTAAGACTGGATGTGATTGGTTTAGGAAGATATATTTCTGAGCAAGAAATTGAGAAAGTTATCTTACCTGTAGTATTGTTGCAGCAGTTAGCCGAGTCATTAGGTGAGAGAGGAATTGCAGCTTTACAACCGGAAATGTTTTCTAATTTAAAAGAAGTGACGACGACAGGGGAACAACTACAGATTACACCTGCGATCGCACATCTATTTAAATCCTTACCTCATTGTGCTTTCCACAACCACTATGGCCCATCAGAAACCCATGTAGTAACGGCTTTAAGCTTAAGTAATCATCCATCAAAGTGGGAATATCATCCACCAATTGGTGTACCCATTGCTAACACACAAATTTATCTTGTCGATCAACACTTTAATCTAGTACCCGTAGGCGTTCCAGGGGAACTATGTATCGGCGGCGTGTCATTAGCAAGAGGCTATCTAAATCGACCCGATTTAACGGCTGAGAAATTTATTCCTAATCCGTTTAACGCTGTTACCTCTGCCCTAAACCCCCTCCTCGCCAACGGGGAGGCGACAGGGGGTGGGGTTGTATCTCCACCTACTCGCCTTTATAGAACTGGTGATTTAGCGCGTTATTTGCCAGACGGTAATATTGAGTATTTAGGACGGATCGATCATCAAGTAAAAATTCGTGGCTTCCGCATTGAACTAGACGAGATCGAAGCTTTGCTAGTACAACATCCTGACGTACAAGAAGCAGTTGCGATCGCGCGTGAAGATGTACCTGGTGATAAGCGTCTTGTCGCTTATGTTGTCTCTAGCTTAATTCCTAATCGTGTACCACTAGAAACCGAGTGTTTAATTGAATTTAATCAAAATACTTTTAAATTAACCACAGAAGACATATCTGTAGGCGGTTTATGCTTAGTGGGAATACCAAATGATTTTCAGCCTGGTGCAAATGTGCAATTGTATCTGCAATTACCAGGGACATCCCACAAACAGTGGTTAAAAGGTAAGATTGCTTGGTGTCAAGGACAAAAAGCAGGAATTAACCTCGATCTCAATTCAACTGAGCAAGCATTACTAGAAGAAAGCGTTGATTACTTGCTAGAAATGCAAGGATTATTAAAAGCTTTGCACCGCACAATTACGCAGAACTTGCGCCAATTCTTGCAAGAGCAACTACCTAGCTACATGATACCCGATCGCTTCGTAATTTTAAATTCCTTACCCCTCACTCCCAACGGTAAAATTGATCGCCGTGCTTTACCAGTACCTACACAAAGCCAACAACAGTTTGTCACAGGTTTCGTAGCGCCGCGCACACCTGTAGAGGAAGTAGTAGCAGGAATCTGGATGAAACTTTTGGGGCAACAAGTTAGTATTCACGACAACTTTTTAGAAGTAGGTGGAAATTCTATCTTGGCAATGCAAGTTATTTCCAGACTTCGTGACGTTTTTAAAATGGAATTACCCTTGCGTAGCTTGTTTGAATCTCCTACAGTAGCAGGGATGGCGCAAAGAATTGAATTAATGAGTCAGTCATCATTCAAATTAGATGATGCGCCTGTTGTGCATCATGAAATAAATATTCAACTAACACCGCTACAAAAAGTTACCAGACCTCACCTGATTCCTACTTCCTTTGCCCAGCAACGACTGTGGTTTTTAGAGCAGTTAAACCCTGGTAGTCCCAAATACAATCTACCTTTAATCTTAGAATTTACAGGATTGTTGGATGTTACTGTTTTTGAGCAAAGTTGCCAAGAAATTATCCGCAGGCATGAAGCTTTACGGACTAATTTTACTCAGGTAGATGGGCAACCAGTGCAGGTTATTTCCGCAAATATACCACTACATATAAACGTATTTGATTTAGAGGAATTACCACTAAATTCACGTCCTCTTGAAGCTCAAAACATAGTTGATTTAGCAGTACAGCAACCATTTGATTTAGAGCAAGACCCCCTATTGCGTGTCACACTCATACATTTAACTGCAACCGAACATATCTTAGTGTTCGTAATGCACCACATCGTTTCTGATGGTTGGTCTTTGGGTGTGTTTACGCGGGAGTTAATGGCGTTATATGAAAGCTTTGCTCAACAAAAACCTTGTACTTTACCAGAGTTACCTATTCAATATGCAGACTTTGGTATTTGGCAACTGCAACAGTTACAAGGAGAGGTATTAGAACAAAATATTGCTTATTGGAAAAAGCAATTAGGCGGCAGTTTACCAGTCCTACAACTGCCTACTGATAGACCTAGACCAGCAGTGCAAACTTTTGCAGGTGCTTGTCAAACGTTAATAATTGATAAATCGCAAACTACAGCTATTAAGCAACTGTCACGTCAAGAAAATGCCACTTTATTTATGACGTTATTGACAGGGTTTAAAATTTTACTTTATCGCTACACAGGCAATGAAGATATTTTAGTAGGCTCACCAATTTCGGGTCGGCATTGGTCTGAAATTGAAAGCTTAATCGGCTTTTTTGTCAATACTCAAGTTCTACGCACTAATCTTTCAGGTTCTCCCAGTTTTAGAGAGCTATTAAAACGGGTACGGGAAGTTACTTTAGAAGCTTACGCTCACAAAGATTTACCATTTGAAAAATTAGTAGAAACTGTCCAACCAGAGCGAAACTTGAGCCAAAGTCCTTTGGTACAAGTAATGTTTGCTCTTCAAAATGTCCCTTTACTAGAATTAAATTCTAGCTGGAAGTTAAGCGAATTAGCGGTAAATACTGGTACAGCAAAATTTGATTTGTCTTTGCAACTACTAGAAATAAATGACGAAATTGTTGGAGAGTTGGAATACAACACAGATTTATTTGATGCTACAACAATCCAACGTCTCATCGGACATTTTCAAACCTTACTAACAGCTATTGTTGCTAATCCAGAGCAAAAAATTGCTGAGTTACCTTTGTTAACAGCAGCAGAATTTCAACAGTTACAGGCGTGGAATTCTACAGAGCTAGATTATCCAACAAATGCTTGTATTCATCAGTTATTTGAAACGCAAGTAGAAAAAACTCCTGATGCTGTTGCGGTAATTTTTGAAGACAAACAACTCACTTATAGTGAGCTTAATGCTAAAGCTAACCAACTAGCGCATTACTTGCGTTCAGCGAAGCTGTCGCGTAGCGAATCGCTCGGTGTAAAACCGGAGGTGCTAGTAGGTATTTGCGTAGAGCGATCTTTAGAAATGGTAATCGGTATCTTAGGCATTCTTAAAGCTGGTGGTGCATATTTGCCGCTAGACCCTGCTTATCCGAAAGAGCGTTTAGCATTCATGCTCTTAGATGCACAAGTTTCGGTACTACTTACTCAATCAGATTTAGTAAAATCTCTGCCTCAACATCAAGCGTTTGTTCTCAATCTCGATAGTGACTGGGATTTAATTGACCAAAACAGTCAGCATAACTTAGTAAATTCAGTTGCATCCCAGAATTTAGCTTATGCAATCTATACATCTGGCTCAACAGGTAAACCCAAGGGAGTTTTATTAACCCACAGTGGCTTGTGTAATTTAGTCACAGCCCAAATTCAACTGTTTAATTTGCAGTTAAACAGCCGTGTACTTCAATTTGCCTCTTTCAGCTTTGATGCTTCTGTCTGGGAGATTTTTATGGCTTTAATAGTAGGGGCAAGGCTCGTACTAGCAAGCCGCGAATCATTGCTTCCAGGAGATGGTTTAATTAAGCTTTTACGCGACGAAGAGATTACAACTGTTACCTTACCACCATCAGTGCTGGCAGTTCTGCCGCCAGAGGAACTGGAAACATTACAAACAATTATTGTAGCTGGAGAAGCTTGCGCCTCCGAGCTTGTGGCTAAATGGGCATTTGGTCGTCGCTTTTTCAACGCTTATGGGCCAACAGAATCAACTGTTTGTGCAACAATCGCCCCATTATCTGAAAGTAACCAAAAGCTTCATATCGGTCGTCCGATAGCTAATACACAAATCTATATATTAGACAAGCAACTACAACTTGTTCCTGCGGGTGTCTTTGGGGAAATATACATTGGGGGTGCAAGTTTAGCTAGGGGTTACTTAAATCGTCCAGACCTCACCGCCGAAAAATTTATTCCCAACCCATTTAATGTCCTATCCTCTCACCCCCTCCCCGTTAACGCAGAGGGTGCAAGGGGCGGGCTTCTTTCACTCCCAACCTCAGATCGACTCTATAAAACAGGAGATTTAGCCCGTTATCTTCCAGACGGTAATATCGAATATTTAGGACGGATCGACCATCAAGTAAAAGTTCGTGGTTTCCGTATAGAACTCGGTGAAATTGAAGCAGCACTATTAAAACATCCCGACGTGCGCGAAGCATTCGTAATAGCGAGTGCAGATCAGCGAGGCGATCAACGCTTAGTTAGTTATATTGTCTCCAACCTCATCCCCGATCGCTTACCATATCAAACTGTAGTCAGTGTAGAACTTGACAACACCATCATTCAATTAACAACAGAAGACATTTCTCTTGGTGGTCTTTGCTTAGTAGGAGTGCCTAAAATTTGGCAACGTGGTCAAATTATTCGTTTGCGCTTGCTACTTCCAGGTAATACTGAGGAATGCTGGTTAACAGGTAATATTGCATGGCAGCAAGGACAAAAAGCTGGTATTCAATTTACTATCAATGCAACTGAGCAAGCACAGGTAGATCGCAGTTTAGATTACCTGCTACAAGCCCAAGGTTTCTTAAAAGTTTTACAACGTACAGTTACTCAAAACTTGCGCCAGTTCTTACAGCGACAGTTACCTAACTATATGATTCCTGCTAGTTTTGTACTAATGCGGGCATTACCTTTAACTCCTAACGGTAAACTAGATCGTAAGGCACTTCCAGATCCTGAGATACAATCAGTATTAGAAGCTGTTGATCTAGTACCTAAATCGGAAATAGAACAAACTATTGCTAAAATTTGGCAGCAAGTTTTGCAAATAGAACGAGTGGGAATAAATGACAACTTCTTCGATCTAGGCGGTCATTCTTTGCTAATAGTGCAGGTGCAAAGCAAATTGCAAGAAGTGTTAAACAACAAAATATCTATTGTGGATTTGTTTAAGTATCCAACAATCAGCACTTTAGCTCAATACTTAAATAAACAACCAAGCGACGAAGCGCCTATACCGCAAATTAGCGATCGCGCAAGCGCTGACTTGTCAGTTCGCGCTCAGAAGCAAAAACAAGCTCTAAATAAACAAAAACAAAGGAAAAGGTAA
- a CDS encoding phytanoyl-CoA dioxygenase family protein: MELTPAQFKSYNEQGFLVVSEYFSQLEVENMKGELPSLFAEDSPRRVLEKEGNTVRSVHGSHTTNQLFQRLARHPKIVKPVMQVLGSQVYVYQFKINAKAAFSGDVWQWHQDFIFWRKQDGLLTPRIMNAMILLDDMNEFNGALFVIPGSHKQGMIDIISQQLDEINNHDLTAETKQKWLLSFTANLKYSLPQEIVKELALKHGMYAIKAPAGSVVFFDSNIAHASPNNISPFSRSTVIVTYNSVENIPVPVENPRPEFIVSRDYRPIEPLQDEALLIPSLA, encoded by the coding sequence ATGGAATTAACTCCAGCGCAATTTAAAAGTTATAATGAGCAAGGTTTTTTGGTTGTCTCTGAATACTTTTCTCAATTGGAAGTAGAAAATATGAAGGGAGAACTGCCAAGTTTATTTGCTGAAGATAGTCCGAGAAGAGTATTAGAAAAAGAAGGCAATACAGTCAGGTCGGTACATGGTTCACATACGACTAATCAGCTTTTTCAACGTTTAGCTCGTCATCCTAAAATTGTGAAACCTGTTATGCAAGTTTTAGGTAGCCAAGTGTATGTCTATCAATTTAAGATTAATGCCAAAGCTGCCTTTAGTGGTGATGTTTGGCAATGGCATCAAGATTTTATCTTTTGGCGTAAACAAGATGGACTCCTGACACCCAGAATCATGAACGCCATGATTTTATTGGATGATATGAATGAGTTTAATGGCGCATTATTTGTCATCCCTGGTTCTCACAAGCAAGGTATGATCGATATCATATCACAACAGCTTGATGAAATAAATAATCATGATTTAACCGCAGAAACAAAACAGAAATGGCTTCTGAGTTTTACGGCTAACCTAAAATATTCTCTTCCTCAAGAAATAGTAAAAGAATTAGCATTAAAGCATGGGATGTATGCTATCAAAGCTCCGGCTGGGTCAGTAGTATTTTTTGATAGCAATATTGCCCATGCTTCACCAAATAATATATCCCCGTTCTCTCGTTCGACTGTGATTGTTACTTACAACAGTGTCGAAAATATTCCTGTACCTGTGGAAAATCCTAGACCAGAATTTATCGTCAGTCGGGACTATCGACCAATTGAACCTTTACAAGATGAAGCTTTATTAATTCCAAGCTTGGCTTAG